One stretch of Legionella birminghamensis DNA includes these proteins:
- a CDS encoding thioredoxin family protein has product MLKSVNEEQLDDLINQKELFLIDFWAPWCAPCKEFGRIYEALAEQNPEINFVKINIEEEPGIAEAFQIRSIPHLMIIKEGIAIYSDSGSMPASTLTELLQQAKAIDVAEILTKMNQDEGL; this is encoded by the coding sequence ATGCTCAAAAGCGTGAACGAAGAACAATTAGATGATTTAATTAATCAAAAAGAATTGTTTTTAATTGATTTCTGGGCTCCCTGGTGTGCACCCTGCAAGGAATTTGGGCGCATTTACGAAGCGCTTGCTGAACAAAATCCAGAAATCAATTTTGTAAAAATAAATATTGAAGAGGAGCCGGGAATAGCAGAAGCATTTCAAATCCGCTCCATTCCTCACCTCATGATTATCAAGGAAGGCATTGCCATTTATTCAGATTCTGGAAGCATGCCAGCATCTACCCTCACAGAACTACTGCAACAAGCCAAAGCGATTGATGTAGCTGAAATTCTCACAAAAATGAATCAGGACGAAGGCTTGTAA
- the adk gene encoding adenylate kinase: MRLMLLGGPGAGKGTQAVRLIEYFDIPQISTGDMLRAAIAAGTELGQSAKAVMDAGKLVSDEIIIRLVKERLQQPDCARGFLFDGFPRTIPQAEALKTARIRLDHVIEIAVPDSEIISRLSGRRVHPGSGRVYHIRFNPPKVEGLDDVTGEVLLQRDDDKEETVRRRLEVYHQQTEPLVQYYQQWADSDSSGAPAFHRVSGLGSVDTIFSRILEAITTKEESCSKA, translated from the coding sequence ATGCGTTTAATGTTATTAGGTGGGCCAGGTGCTGGAAAGGGTACTCAGGCAGTACGACTGATTGAATATTTTGATATCCCGCAAATTTCTACAGGCGATATGTTAAGAGCAGCGATTGCCGCTGGTACTGAACTGGGTCAAAGCGCCAAAGCGGTTATGGATGCTGGAAAGCTGGTCTCTGACGAAATTATTATTCGCCTGGTAAAAGAACGATTACAACAACCCGATTGCGCCCGGGGATTTTTATTTGATGGTTTTCCGCGAACTATTCCTCAGGCCGAGGCACTAAAAACTGCCCGTATCCGCCTGGATCATGTGATTGAAATTGCAGTTCCCGATTCTGAAATTATTAGCCGACTCAGCGGCCGCCGTGTTCATCCCGGTTCCGGACGTGTCTACCATATTCGTTTTAATCCGCCTAAGGTCGAAGGCCTGGATGATGTAACGGGTGAAGTCTTGCTACAGCGTGATGATGATAAGGAGGAAACGGTCAGACGGAGACTGGAAGTTTATCATCAACAGACTGAGCCACTGGTACAATATTATCAGCAGTGGGCTGACAGTGATAGTTCTGGGGCCCCCGCTTTTCACAGAGTGTCCGGACTTGGAAGCGTCGATACTATTTTCTCCCGGATTCTGGAAGCAATTACAACCAAGGAAGAATCATGCTCAAAAGCGTGA
- a CDS encoding transglycosylase SLT domain-containing protein has protein sequence MKRLLLVVPFLLLTACISTPPPRDVNNICSIFRQYPKWYLDAKDAERRWRVPVPVQMAIIHQESKFDSQATPKRTKLFWIIPWKRPSTAYGYTQALRSTWAQYKKSDGGVWAARDDFTDAVDFVGWYANQAYRRAGIQRDDAYNLYLAYHEGVGGYMRKTYLQKAWLIGVARKVKTRAMIYQAQMARCGRGTSYSGYK, from the coding sequence ATGAAGCGCTTACTATTAGTCGTTCCATTCCTGTTACTCACGGCCTGTATTAGTACACCGCCTCCACGTGACGTTAATAATATCTGCAGTATTTTCCGGCAATACCCCAAATGGTATCTGGATGCAAAGGACGCAGAACGGCGCTGGCGGGTACCGGTTCCGGTTCAGATGGCCATTATTCATCAGGAGTCCAAATTCGACTCGCAGGCTACTCCTAAACGGACCAAATTATTCTGGATCATCCCATGGAAAAGACCCTCGACGGCCTATGGTTATACGCAGGCTTTACGCTCTACCTGGGCTCAATACAAAAAATCTGATGGCGGGGTATGGGCAGCGCGCGATGACTTCACTGATGCAGTGGATTTTGTAGGCTGGTATGCCAACCAGGCCTATCGCCGGGCAGGCATCCAAAGGGATGACGCCTACAATCTGTATCTCGCATACCATGAAGGGGTAGGCGGCTATATGCGAAAAACCTATCTACAGAAAGCCTGGCTGATTGGGGTCGCCCGCAAAGTGAAAACACGCGCAATGATTTATCAGGCGCAAATGGCCCGCTGCGGCCGCGGCACATCTTACAGCGGTTATAAATAG
- the glpD gene encoding glycerol-3-phosphate dehydrogenase, translating into MVKGYDVAVIGGGINGCGIAADAAERGLSVILLEKDDIGSKTSSNSSKLIHGGLRYLEYYDFSLVKKALDERQLLLSLAPHLVYPTSFVLPYLQSMRPTWLLRTGLFLYDNLSRKNKLPRSRLIKRNKSPDYFRALNPEFSKGFLFSDCTTDDSRLTLVNALLAKEYGAAILPNTELIAAETHNNQWMLRTRNKSQQVETVNAKVVINAAGPWVEPLNNLLGIESYYKISMVQGSHFVVHKLYEGDHAYLLQNTDNRIVFVIPYHGHTMIGTTDVPFSGDLDHVAISPLEINYLFQLIRGYFKHHLTHGDIINTWSGVRPLLFKPGESPQALSRDYLFHLNQSPAPVITIYGGKITTYRQLACEAIDQLKPVFPRLQPASSAKIALPGAVLDSMSFNEYQFHAKEIYHWLNPTILNRYLRSYGTRTEFILADCKKMTDLGENIGHGLYTKEIDYLMGQEWASCAEDILWRRTKLGLELSVQEKVKLENYCRQHGG; encoded by the coding sequence ATGGTTAAAGGATACGATGTTGCGGTTATCGGCGGAGGAATTAATGGCTGCGGTATTGCAGCAGATGCAGCCGAACGCGGGCTTTCCGTCATATTACTGGAAAAGGACGATATCGGCTCGAAAACTTCATCGAACAGCAGCAAATTAATCCATGGCGGACTCCGATATCTTGAATACTACGATTTCTCCCTGGTAAAGAAAGCCCTGGACGAACGGCAACTGCTTCTAAGCCTTGCTCCTCATCTTGTTTACCCGACTTCCTTTGTTCTGCCTTATTTACAATCAATGCGCCCTACCTGGTTATTACGTACCGGACTTTTTCTTTATGATAATCTTAGCCGCAAAAACAAATTGCCGAGAAGCCGCTTAATCAAACGAAATAAATCGCCTGACTACTTCAGAGCCCTGAATCCAGAGTTTAGCAAGGGATTTCTGTTCTCCGACTGCACGACGGATGACTCACGTCTGACGCTGGTTAACGCACTATTGGCCAAAGAGTATGGTGCTGCTATTTTACCCAATACGGAGTTGATTGCCGCTGAAACGCATAATAACCAATGGATGCTTCGAACCCGCAATAAAAGCCAGCAGGTAGAAACCGTTAATGCCAAAGTCGTTATTAACGCGGCTGGCCCCTGGGTGGAGCCGCTTAACAATCTTCTTGGAATTGAATCCTATTATAAAATATCGATGGTACAGGGCAGTCATTTTGTTGTTCATAAATTGTATGAAGGGGATCATGCTTATTTATTGCAGAATACTGATAACCGCATTGTGTTTGTGATCCCTTATCATGGCCATACCATGATTGGAACCACCGATGTTCCTTTTTCAGGGGATTTGGATCATGTGGCTATCTCCCCGCTCGAAATCAATTATCTTTTTCAATTAATTCGCGGTTATTTTAAACATCATCTAACACATGGCGATATCATCAATACCTGGAGCGGCGTCAGGCCTCTCTTGTTTAAGCCAGGAGAAAGCCCGCAAGCATTGAGCCGCGATTATCTTTTTCATCTCAATCAATCACCAGCGCCAGTGATTACAATTTACGGCGGAAAAATTACCACCTACCGCCAGCTAGCCTGTGAAGCAATTGATCAGTTGAAACCGGTTTTCCCCAGACTTCAGCCCGCAAGCAGTGCAAAAATAGCCTTACCGGGTGCTGTACTGGATTCCATGTCGTTTAATGAATACCAATTCCATGCGAAAGAAATATATCACTGGCTAAACCCTACGATCCTCAATCGATACCTGCGTTCCTATGGCACAAGAACCGAATTTATTCTTGCAGATTGTAAGAAAATGACTGATCTTGGGGAAAATATTGGTCATGGGTTATACACAAAGGAAATCGATTATCTGATGGGACAGGAATGGGCAAGCTGTGCAGAAGACATTCTATGGCGAAGAACCAAACTCGGACTAGAGCTGTCGGTTCAAGAGAAAGTAAAATTAGAAAATTACTGCCGCCAACACGGTGGATAG
- a CDS encoding 3'-5' exonuclease, with protein MSVLVFDIETIPDVSSGRKLYNLHNLSDEETAKAMFALRRAKTGNDFLPHYLQRIVAISAVIQNANQVKVWSLGDEQSDEKELITRFFSGVDKYAPILVSWNGCAFDLPVLHYRALLHGISAPTYWEYGENQQAFRWNNYLNRFHYRHLDLMDVLAAYQARAVAPLDDIAHMLGFPGKMGMSGSKVWDQYQAGQLKSIRDYCETDVLNTYCVYLRFELIRGSFTQQDYENAIAMLKNYLSGETERLHCQEFLSQMN; from the coding sequence ATGAGTGTTCTAGTTTTTGATATCGAAACCATTCCAGATGTTAGTTCTGGCCGTAAATTATATAATCTTCACAATTTAAGCGACGAGGAAACGGCCAAGGCCATGTTTGCATTGCGCCGAGCCAAAACTGGCAATGATTTTCTCCCTCATTACCTGCAAAGGATTGTGGCAATTTCAGCAGTAATCCAGAATGCCAATCAAGTGAAAGTCTGGTCCCTTGGCGATGAGCAATCGGATGAAAAAGAATTAATCACGCGCTTTTTCTCCGGTGTTGACAAATACGCCCCCATTTTAGTCAGCTGGAACGGCTGCGCATTTGACCTCCCGGTATTACACTATCGTGCCCTGCTCCATGGTATTTCCGCGCCCACCTACTGGGAATATGGAGAAAACCAGCAGGCATTTCGCTGGAACAATTATCTTAACCGCTTCCACTATCGCCATCTGGATTTGATGGATGTCCTTGCCGCTTACCAGGCTCGGGCAGTTGCCCCGCTGGATGACATCGCCCATATGCTGGGATTTCCCGGAAAAATGGGGATGAGCGGCTCTAAAGTCTGGGATCAGTATCAGGCGGGACAATTAAAAAGTATTCGTGACTATTGCGAAACCGATGTTTTGAATACCTATTGTGTCTATCTTCGATTTGAGTTAATTCGCGGAAGTTTTACCCAGCAGGATTATGAGAATGCCATTGCAATGCTCAAAAATTATTTATCAGGCGAAACTGAGCGCCTGCATTGCCAGGAATTTTTAAGCCAAATGAACTAA
- a CDS encoding YaiI/YqxD family protein: MQIWIDGDACPKAIKEIVFRAAIRTQNLLIIVSNHSLMIPASPYIKKYQVGAGFDMADRHIVENMSPGDLVITADIPLADAVITKGGFALNPRGEMYTANNIKSHLAMRNLNEVLRGAQMISGGPPKLSAKEIQSFANGLDRFLASHVK; the protein is encoded by the coding sequence ATGCAAATCTGGATTGATGGCGATGCCTGCCCGAAGGCGATTAAGGAAATTGTGTTCCGGGCGGCAATTCGAACGCAAAATTTACTGATCATTGTTTCGAATCATAGCCTGATGATTCCTGCATCCCCTTATATCAAAAAATATCAGGTGGGTGCAGGTTTTGATATGGCGGACAGGCATATTGTTGAAAACATGAGCCCTGGCGATTTGGTCATCACAGCCGATATCCCTTTGGCCGATGCAGTGATTACTAAAGGCGGATTTGCCTTGAATCCCAGAGGCGAAATGTATACAGCAAATAATATAAAAAGCCATTTGGCGATGCGGAACTTAAATGAAGTCTTGCGAGGTGCGCAGATGATTTCCGGCGGGCCGCCTAAATTAAGCGCTAAAGAAATCCAAAGTTTCGCTAATGGTCTGGATCGGTTTTTAGCTTCTCATGTGAAGTAG
- a CDS encoding DEAD/DEAH box helicase family protein: MNFFEKICELAIELKEEDIKAFIRENNISIDVFKPKDNMSAAEFLTIERKLDAVNLLLHLGADPSRVARGAAREGNFSLVNYLLHRNVSVSHVAQGFAQGGPKNWRDIKEYREKLSIHYQLGASIDAIAIGAIQGEDFDFADEMRLGGADINLMASTAAAYGYEQFANYLRDQGADPNWIALGRARGGYSTEDLRQEGVNINYILQGAALGGLLDEARSLIEEGADPEWAVEAAMQGGYFFFAEECRIKARKHINYFDKIYTLAKEGKKDELLRLLKDPFISIDVRKQGTDFTAAERLAFEKNKAAVMLLLELGANIHYVARGAARAGDTAFAEKLRRRYSASINMIAQGAGEFGDQMYINFLQMHDASISRLAQGYAVRGDWPTIRELQKKGAKFAGIVQGALEGRQLKNPNYLFEKEFVDLGFLLLYAGLYGQPDLIKEQQQKGMSVNLCAQGFLVGGYLNEVEHLVPSGANIDYMAAAAARSGHLYLAEFLRRRGAKIHVIAAAAAAGGHLNYAKYLKSQGADINTIASSVAQSGNFEYAKELFEEGASPSRIACGAAMGGHEAFAEYFRALGADKREIIRGAIKGGYWEYAHRLAMEEPVIDINIVAGMAAFYYYNEYGEFLRMNHGANIDWMAYLSAKAGNYGYTEYLRMRGANLEKIIKGCKDGNSQPYLDYLATLDDANIRTALAAFTSEIRPDNEVLKSPEAEPSQPVQGDDVVALNVDTLFADAGSPDDSVTDSDPMLLEVTPLSYPPTPEPKEKEPVEQSLKRSQKEAELSEIATEGDKHIRKRPKKANEKNALFSGKYSKKYERVELPYFIAKKSESASYQNSFQFQTLESARKKEGRQRQIKNLVMGKSNFRFASNRNDLPSTDETVTFVFAGRLHDAMIPNPSALGEKQRLLLVVGNYEYEGLNEYYYNENIEFLIIDSLLSETHGNYHPDDIQSRRLAAFIVSFEWRLKNCIYLDDNLSLLQSQSEFSSLSSWAETTASLAAARDSNKAVMCGMQTLSRRPHHHEPDYCYKLFVFDFQLAARILSLRSIEDVFILGYPERYSGYCMQDFYFQMVIDFALEELINAEDGNDWLPQRLMHLPKLEEISLLRAKHQKNSARTFTRGYIEDIYDIDVDSFPPPKVSGKQAEIMKAALLHMKKEIKRCLKNVDKLHRQAESGDFRDSLDIDESIEDIQEKIKGKEPELKSRTISKQKKNGKGASSSSLVIPESWVGSKLNERVPAEKMEEFLQKQEIREYLYPYQADALRAMGNCDESKGVWKISPGGGKTLVGIVLSTFLISQNPQGVIHIVVPTVQLVDQYRQEFKKFLKRMGNDCPIKSKNVISVDSKENAVSKNFLNKNKVLQKKASVLIFCLASYSKLLEDKDLEKHRAPLMVILDEHHLYSRKATKLLNSGVPSIGFSATPDNSLKPFYVFNRADSRRVGTTAPLIVDRLSFSLDMKKNLRKHEKLAQLIWVHRHPMKEPLASYKGIIFTSSIKEANELADAINEVQLQKLTEAGKPLSVPKLAYAIHSNVDSCREWIEDFKAKSLTTPGIRIVVDMLGTGYDDQDVAWAIYAKNNGSSIANHSQMIGRVIRKNPRFPNKIAYFLTDDELILDPDDTPKDKDALEMAHSDYFRCNREVIYFELLNAIDKKRPFVHYRPLFEQNLLDYSLSKCLLLLLKAVLCEAEEWSKGMLDTNKTLKESWRDARGTEFNLLEMFINEVIGLNAGHKDPLKESLINIDSLDKLLDVLDTHAPQFLTQLSEKNGIKERLKKVDANYTTIFRKYRCLNTEKVLGSFIISEGRQGVKIRTNPNCFLSPQTSKAPAESSSNNDKKECEQSSPTYWG; this comes from the coding sequence ATGAACTTTTTTGAAAAAATTTGTGAACTCGCTATTGAGCTTAAGGAAGAGGATATAAAAGCATTTATTCGTGAAAATAATATCAGTATTGATGTATTCAAGCCCAAAGACAATATGTCGGCTGCGGAGTTTCTGACCATTGAAAGGAAACTGGATGCCGTCAACTTATTGCTTCATCTGGGAGCCGACCCCTCCAGGGTAGCTCGTGGGGCGGCAAGAGAAGGTAACTTCTCCCTGGTCAATTATTTACTACATAGAAATGTGAGTGTAAGTCACGTCGCTCAAGGGTTTGCCCAAGGCGGTCCAAAGAACTGGCGGGATATAAAAGAATACCGAGAGAAGCTGTCTATTCATTATCAATTAGGTGCAAGTATTGATGCAATTGCCATAGGTGCAATTCAGGGTGAAGATTTTGATTTTGCAGATGAAATGCGTTTGGGCGGGGCAGATATCAATTTGATGGCCTCAACAGCAGCTGCTTACGGATATGAGCAGTTCGCAAATTATTTACGAGACCAGGGTGCTGATCCTAACTGGATTGCCCTGGGCAGGGCCAGAGGCGGATATAGCACCGAGGATCTGAGACAAGAGGGAGTCAATATCAATTACATCCTCCAGGGAGCAGCGCTAGGCGGGCTTTTGGATGAGGCCAGATCATTAATAGAGGAAGGTGCTGATCCGGAGTGGGCTGTTGAGGCCGCTATGCAAGGCGGCTATTTCTTTTTTGCTGAAGAGTGCCGGATAAAAGCCCGAAAGCACATCAATTACTTCGATAAAATCTATACTCTCGCCAAAGAAGGAAAAAAGGATGAATTACTGCGTTTGTTAAAAGATCCCTTTATAAGTATCGATGTTCGGAAACAAGGTACGGATTTCACGGCCGCAGAGCGATTAGCATTTGAAAAAAATAAAGCTGCAGTTATGTTACTGTTGGAGTTAGGGGCTAATATACATTATGTTGCAAGGGGGGCGGCCCGGGCAGGCGATACCGCATTTGCCGAGAAGTTACGACGACGCTATTCAGCAAGCATTAATATGATTGCTCAGGGAGCTGGTGAATTTGGTGATCAAATGTATATCAACTTCTTGCAAATGCATGACGCCAGCATTAGTCGTCTTGCTCAGGGGTATGCAGTAAGGGGTGATTGGCCTACTATCCGGGAGTTACAGAAAAAAGGGGCCAAATTTGCTGGGATTGTGCAAGGTGCTTTAGAAGGAAGACAGCTTAAGAATCCAAATTATCTCTTTGAAAAAGAGTTTGTCGACCTTGGCTTTCTATTACTCTATGCAGGATTATATGGACAACCCGACTTAATCAAGGAACAACAGCAGAAAGGGATGAGTGTCAATCTTTGTGCTCAAGGATTTCTTGTTGGGGGATATTTGAATGAAGTTGAGCATCTGGTTCCCTCGGGCGCAAATATTGATTACATGGCGGCTGCAGCGGCACGTAGCGGCCATTTATATCTAGCAGAGTTTTTGCGGCGCCGAGGGGCAAAAATCCATGTGATTGCCGCAGCCGCTGCAGCAGGCGGTCATTTAAACTATGCCAAATATCTTAAATCGCAAGGGGCAGATATTAATACAATAGCCTCTTCTGTTGCACAAAGTGGGAATTTTGAATATGCCAAAGAACTGTTTGAGGAAGGTGCTAGTCCATCAAGGATAGCCTGTGGCGCTGCAATGGGCGGCCATGAGGCTTTTGCGGAGTATTTCAGGGCTTTAGGCGCGGATAAACGTGAAATCATTCGCGGTGCAATCAAAGGTGGATATTGGGAATACGCCCATCGTTTAGCGATGGAAGAACCTGTCATTGATATTAATATTGTGGCTGGTATGGCTGCATTTTATTACTATAACGAATATGGCGAGTTCCTGAGGATGAATCATGGGGCAAATATTGATTGGATGGCATATTTGTCTGCAAAAGCCGGGAACTATGGTTATACAGAATATTTAAGGATGAGGGGGGCTAATCTCGAAAAAATTATTAAAGGCTGCAAAGACGGCAATTCCCAGCCTTATCTAGATTATCTTGCGACCTTGGATGATGCTAACATTCGTACAGCGCTTGCCGCCTTCACATCAGAAATTAGACCAGACAACGAAGTTCTTAAAAGTCCGGAAGCAGAGCCAAGCCAGCCCGTTCAGGGAGATGACGTAGTAGCTCTTAACGTAGACACGTTGTTTGCTGATGCGGGTTCACCGGATGACTCAGTGACAGATAGCGATCCAATGCTTCTGGAAGTCACACCTCTCTCCTATCCACCAACACCTGAGCCTAAAGAAAAAGAGCCTGTTGAGCAATCATTAAAAAGATCTCAAAAAGAAGCTGAGCTCAGTGAAATAGCAACGGAGGGTGATAAGCACATCAGAAAACGTCCCAAAAAGGCAAATGAAAAAAATGCCTTATTTAGTGGAAAATACTCCAAAAAATATGAGCGTGTTGAGCTGCCATACTTTATTGCAAAAAAATCCGAAAGTGCAAGTTATCAGAATTCATTTCAGTTCCAAACGCTGGAGTCAGCCAGAAAAAAAGAGGGTAGGCAAAGGCAAATTAAAAATTTGGTTATGGGAAAATCAAATTTCCGATTCGCCAGCAATAGAAATGATTTGCCTTCAACTGATGAGACAGTGACATTTGTGTTTGCCGGACGTCTACATGATGCCATGATCCCTAACCCATCCGCACTGGGTGAGAAGCAACGCCTTCTGCTGGTAGTGGGTAATTATGAATATGAGGGACTAAACGAATATTACTACAATGAGAATATTGAATTTTTGATAATCGATTCCCTTTTGTCGGAAACTCATGGAAATTATCATCCCGACGATATCCAGTCACGCCGCCTGGCAGCATTCATTGTTTCCTTTGAATGGCGACTCAAGAACTGTATTTATCTTGATGATAATCTTAGCCTGTTGCAGTCGCAGTCTGAATTCTCTTCCCTTTCCTCCTGGGCGGAAACCACTGCATCCCTTGCAGCGGCGCGCGATAGTAATAAAGCAGTGATGTGCGGGATGCAAACCTTATCCCGTCGTCCACATCACCATGAGCCCGATTACTGTTATAAATTGTTTGTTTTTGATTTTCAGCTAGCGGCCAGGATCCTGAGCCTTCGTTCTATTGAGGATGTTTTCATCCTCGGATATCCAGAGCGATATTCTGGTTATTGCATGCAGGATTTTTATTTTCAGATGGTAATTGATTTTGCTTTGGAAGAACTCATCAATGCTGAGGACGGCAATGATTGGCTGCCTCAGCGTCTTATGCATTTACCAAAATTAGAAGAAATTAGCTTGTTACGTGCCAAGCATCAGAAAAATTCAGCAAGAACCTTTACTCGTGGTTATATAGAGGACATTTACGATATTGATGTCGATAGTTTTCCACCTCCCAAGGTTAGCGGCAAACAGGCGGAAATTATGAAAGCCGCGCTTTTGCATATGAAAAAAGAAATCAAACGATGTTTAAAAAATGTGGACAAACTGCATAGGCAGGCAGAGAGTGGGGATTTTAGGGATAGCCTGGACATTGATGAGTCAATAGAAGACATCCAGGAAAAAATTAAGGGCAAAGAGCCTGAGCTAAAATCACGCACAATTAGCAAACAAAAGAAAAATGGGAAAGGGGCCTCATCCTCGAGCCTGGTCATACCAGAGAGCTGGGTAGGGTCGAAGCTGAACGAACGTGTTCCTGCCGAAAAAATGGAGGAGTTCTTACAGAAACAAGAAATTCGGGAGTATCTCTATCCTTATCAGGCAGATGCATTGCGTGCAATGGGTAATTGTGATGAGTCCAAAGGGGTTTGGAAAATTAGCCCCGGAGGCGGCAAGACGCTGGTCGGGATTGTATTATCTACGTTCCTTATTAGTCAAAATCCTCAGGGTGTGATTCACATTGTAGTCCCTACTGTCCAGTTAGTAGATCAGTATCGTCAGGAATTTAAAAAGTTTTTAAAGCGAATGGGGAATGATTGCCCCATAAAAAGCAAGAATGTTATCTCGGTAGACAGCAAGGAGAACGCTGTTTCCAAGAATTTTCTCAACAAGAATAAAGTATTGCAGAAGAAAGCCAGCGTCTTAATCTTCTGTCTGGCCAGCTATTCAAAACTGCTTGAAGATAAGGACCTGGAAAAACATCGGGCGCCATTGATGGTTATATTGGATGAACATCATCTCTATTCCAGAAAAGCCACGAAATTATTGAATAGTGGCGTGCCTTCCATAGGCTTTTCAGCGACACCGGATAATAGTCTTAAGCCCTTTTATGTATTTAATCGGGCTGATTCCCGCCGGGTCGGCACCACAGCACCTTTAATCGTTGATCGCTTATCTTTTTCGCTGGATATGAAAAAGAACTTAAGGAAACATGAGAAACTGGCGCAATTAATTTGGGTTCATCGCCACCCTATGAAAGAACCGTTAGCTTCTTACAAGGGAATAATTTTTACCTCTTCGATTAAGGAGGCAAATGAATTAGCTGATGCGATTAATGAAGTACAATTACAAAAATTGACTGAAGCAGGCAAGCCACTTTCAGTGCCGAAATTAGCTTATGCTATCCACTCAAATGTCGATAGCTGTAGAGAATGGATTGAGGATTTTAAAGCAAAGAGCCTCACCACGCCTGGTATTCGTATTGTCGTTGACATGCTGGGCACGGGCTATGATGATCAGGATGTTGCCTGGGCCATCTATGCAAAAAATAATGGCAGTTCCATTGCGAACCATTCCCAAATGATAGGCAGGGTGATCCGTAAGAATCCACGTTTTCCCAATAAAATTGCTTATTTCCTCACAGACGATGAGCTGATCCTGGATCCAGACGATACGCCCAAGGATAAGGATGCTCTGGAAATGGCGCATAGCGACTATTTTAGATGTAATCGTGAAGTCATCTATTTCGAGCTTTTAAACGCTATTGATAAAAAACGCCCCTTTGTGCACTACCGTCCTCTGTTTGAACAGAATTTGCTGGACTATAGCTTATCGAAGTGTCTGCTTTTGTTATTAAAGGCAGTTCTTTGTGAGGCAGAAGAATGGAGCAAAGGGATGCTGGATACTAATAAGACATTGAAGGAGTCCTGGCGTGACGCTCGGGGTACGGAGTTTAACCTCCTTGAAATGTTTATTAATGAAGTAATCGGATTAAATGCAGGACATAAAGATCCGTTGAAGGAATCACTGATTAATATCGATTCTTTAGACAAGCTACTGGATGTACTGGATACACATGCTCCTCAATTCCTGACACAATTGTCAGAAAAAAATGGCATAAAAGAGAGGCTGAAGAAAGTTGATGCAAACTATACGACTATTTTTAGAAAATACAGATGTTTGAATACAGAAAAGGTGTTAGGCTCTTTTATTATTTCTGAGGGACGGCAAGGGGTGAAAATAAGAACAAACCCGAACTGCTTTTTATCTCCACAGACATCAAAAGCACCGGCGGAGTCAAGCAGTAATAACGATAAAAAAGAATGCGAACAGTCTTCTCCGACCTATTGGGGTTAA